The proteins below come from a single Polynucleobacter sp. MWH-UH23A genomic window:
- the aroA gene encoding 3-phosphoshikimate 1-carboxyvinyltransferase, whose protein sequence is MPDISIGPFKRAQGSIVLPGSKSISNRALLLAALSSGTTTLKNLLDADDTQVMRNALRQLGLTVTDKDNHVCVVEGCGGKFPVQDADLFMGNAGTAIRPLTAALAMQGGNYRLSGVARMHERPIRDLVDGLRQVGAKIEYELQEGYPPIKILASPIQIKDVVKVRGDVSSQFLTALLMALPLVATEPVRIEVVGELISRPYIDITLKLMARFGVTVACPDAQSFVIPAKTSDAVYKSPGQLSVEGDASSASYFLALGAIGGGPVRVLGVGKDSIQGDVAFADALALMGAKITAGEDWVEVAGVTNANGKLNGITLDCTEIPDAAMTLAVAALFADGPTRLNNIASWRVKETDRIAAMAKELKKIGAVVEEGADYIVVQAPASLSDWKSPSEGIDTYDDHRMAMCFSLAAFGPNALKINDPNCVAKTFPTYFSEFATVVA, encoded by the coding sequence TTGCCTGATATCAGTATTGGCCCATTCAAGCGAGCACAAGGCTCGATTGTCTTACCAGGCTCGAAGAGTATTTCTAATCGCGCGTTATTACTTGCAGCACTTTCCTCTGGAACTACGACTCTTAAAAACTTATTAGATGCTGATGACACCCAAGTCATGCGTAATGCCCTGCGCCAGCTAGGTCTCACAGTCACTGATAAAGACAATCATGTTTGCGTAGTTGAGGGTTGCGGCGGGAAATTTCCTGTGCAAGATGCAGACCTCTTTATGGGAAATGCGGGAACTGCCATTCGACCATTAACTGCAGCTCTAGCAATGCAAGGCGGTAACTATCGCCTCTCAGGCGTTGCGCGTATGCACGAGAGACCGATCCGTGATCTGGTTGATGGTTTGCGTCAAGTAGGCGCAAAGATTGAATACGAATTGCAAGAGGGTTATCCGCCGATTAAGATTTTGGCCTCACCTATTCAGATTAAAGATGTGGTGAAAGTACGCGGTGATGTATCGAGCCAATTCTTAACTGCTTTGCTAATGGCTTTGCCCTTGGTAGCAACTGAACCAGTACGCATTGAAGTGGTAGGTGAATTAATTTCACGTCCATACATTGATATCACTTTAAAGTTGATGGCTAGATTTGGTGTGACTGTTGCTTGTCCTGATGCGCAGTCATTCGTGATTCCAGCTAAAACATCTGATGCGGTTTATAAGAGTCCTGGCCAGTTATCGGTTGAAGGCGATGCTTCCTCTGCTTCTTATTTCTTGGCTCTGGGCGCTATTGGCGGTGGCCCAGTGCGCGTATTAGGTGTTGGAAAAGACAGTATTCAAGGGGATGTGGCATTTGCTGATGCGCTTGCCTTAATGGGCGCCAAGATTACTGCTGGTGAAGATTGGGTAGAAGTTGCTGGCGTAACAAATGCTAATGGCAAACTCAATGGCATCACTTTAGATTGCACGGAAATTCCAGATGCGGCAATGACTCTAGCGGTTGCCGCTTTATTTGCTGATGGTCCAACACGCTTAAACAATATTGCTAGCTGGCGCGTGAAGGAAACCGATCGGATCGCAGCAATGGCGAAAGAGTTAAAAAAAATTGGTGCAGTTGTTGAGGAGGGCGCCGATTACATTGTGGTGCAAGCACCAGCATCACTCAGTGATTGGAAATCTCCAAGTGAAGGCATTGATACCTACGATGACCATCGTATGGCAATGTGTTTCTCATTGGCTGCGTTTGGTCCGAACGCGCTCAAGATTAATGATCCGAACTGTGTGGCGAAAACTTTCCCAACCTACTTCTCGGAATTTGCGACGGTAGTTGCGTAA
- the hisC gene encoding histidinol-phosphate transaminase: MTSKIGLKHIHAIAPYVGGRPISEVAREYGLDENKIVKLASNENPLGMPKSAQDAMLKAASDLGRYPDSNGFELKNVLSSSLGVPPDWITLGNGSNDILELAARAVAQAGDEVIFSKHAFAVYPLATQAVGAKAVEVLATSSYGHDLPAMLAAVKSAGDKAKLVFVANPNNPTGSYLTAKEIEDFLVALPSHVVVVLDEAYNEYLTPEQRYDAIAWVKRFPNMILSRSFSKAYGLAGLRIGYGVAQPHLTDLLNRIRQPFNVNSLAQAAAIAAFQDKAFLQKGFELNCAGYQQLTKAFDQLGLRYLPSAGNFVLVKVGDDDQAGARMNLALLKRGIIVRPVGNYGLPQWLRISIGLPQENAAFIDALKAILAGE, from the coding sequence ATGACTTCTAAGATCGGCCTAAAACATATTCATGCGATTGCCCCTTATGTTGGCGGCCGTCCAATTAGTGAAGTCGCGCGTGAGTATGGTCTTGATGAAAACAAGATCGTGAAGTTAGCGTCCAATGAAAACCCCTTGGGAATGCCAAAGTCTGCTCAGGATGCGATGCTCAAAGCTGCAAGCGATTTGGGTCGTTACCCTGACTCCAATGGATTCGAGTTAAAGAATGTTTTATCTAGCTCTTTAGGTGTGCCGCCTGATTGGATAACACTGGGCAATGGCAGCAACGATATTTTGGAATTAGCTGCGCGCGCAGTTGCGCAAGCAGGCGACGAGGTGATTTTCTCTAAGCATGCATTCGCTGTTTATCCGCTTGCCACTCAGGCTGTTGGGGCAAAAGCAGTAGAAGTTTTGGCAACTTCAAGTTACGGACATGATTTGCCAGCAATGCTAGCCGCTGTCAAATCTGCAGGTGATAAAGCGAAATTGGTTTTTGTGGCCAACCCAAACAATCCCACGGGAAGTTATCTCACTGCAAAAGAGATTGAAGATTTTTTAGTGGCGCTGCCATCGCATGTTGTAGTGGTGTTGGATGAGGCTTATAACGAATATCTCACGCCTGAGCAGCGTTACGATGCTATCGCTTGGGTGAAGCGTTTTCCGAATATGATTCTGTCGCGCAGCTTTTCTAAGGCTTACGGTCTTGCAGGTTTGCGCATTGGTTATGGGGTTGCTCAGCCACATTTAACGGATTTATTAAATCGCATTCGTCAGCCATTCAATGTGAATAGCCTTGCACAAGCTGCAGCGATTGCCGCTTTTCAGGACAAGGCGTTTTTACAAAAGGGCTTTGAGCTCAATTGCGCTGGTTACCAACAACTCACGAAAGCATTTGATCAACTAGGACTTCGCTATTTGCCATCAGCAGGTAATTTTGTATTGGTGAAGGTAGGCGATGATGATCAAGCTGGCGCGCGCATGAATTTAGCTTTGCTCAAGCGCGGCATTATTGTTCGTCCAGTTGGTAACTATGGTCTTCCGCAGTGGTTGCGTATCTCAATTGGTTTGCCGCAAGAGAATGCAGCATTTATTGATGCATTAAAAGCAATTTTGGCGGGCGAATGA
- the pheA gene encoding prephenate dehydratase, protein MSTEEQRLAPLREKIDALDAQILDLLTQRAKAAQEVGHVKGGFSSPVFRPERERQVVARLQEINQGPLLTDGIAAIWREVMSACRALEARQTIAYLGPVGTFSEQAAQTYFGHSIAGLPCASLDEVFKSVEKGAAQFGVVPVENSSEGAISRTLDLLLDSSMRISGEVVLPIRHHLLTKSGNLDGVTTVCAHAQALAQCQQWLSVHAPQLKRQAVSSNAEAARLAANDPTLAAIAGDPAQEAYGLQAVAAQIQDDPHNRTRFVIVGNYACQPTGKDQTSLVLSVDNQPGAVHRLLAPLAKHGVSMNRFESRPARKGTWEYHFYIDIAGHADDAKVVAALNELKEVAAFYKNLGSYPHSA, encoded by the coding sequence ATGAGCACTGAAGAACAGCGCCTAGCGCCATTACGTGAAAAAATAGACGCCTTAGATGCCCAGATTTTAGATTTGCTAACGCAGCGTGCTAAAGCGGCTCAAGAAGTGGGTCACGTCAAAGGTGGATTCTCCTCGCCGGTATTTCGTCCAGAGCGCGAACGTCAAGTTGTTGCGCGCTTACAAGAGATTAATCAAGGTCCTTTGTTGACTGACGGCATTGCTGCCATCTGGCGCGAAGTTATGTCTGCTTGCCGCGCCTTAGAAGCGCGCCAAACAATTGCGTATCTCGGACCGGTAGGGACATTTTCTGAGCAAGCGGCACAGACCTATTTTGGCCACTCAATTGCTGGCTTACCTTGTGCTAGCTTGGATGAGGTATTTAAGTCGGTTGAGAAGGGTGCGGCGCAATTTGGGGTTGTGCCTGTTGAAAATTCAAGTGAAGGTGCCATCTCACGCACGCTTGATTTGTTATTGGATTCTTCCATGCGAATCAGTGGAGAAGTTGTTCTGCCTATTCGCCATCACCTGTTAACAAAGAGTGGCAACTTAGATGGTGTGACTACAGTATGTGCACATGCGCAGGCTTTAGCTCAATGTCAGCAGTGGTTAAGCGTACATGCGCCACAGTTAAAGCGCCAAGCTGTCAGCAGTAATGCTGAGGCGGCCCGTTTGGCTGCGAATGATCCAACATTGGCTGCTATTGCTGGTGATCCCGCACAAGAAGCCTATGGTTTACAAGCAGTAGCTGCGCAAATTCAGGATGATCCACACAATCGCACCCGCTTTGTAATTGTGGGTAACTATGCTTGCCAACCCACAGGAAAAGATCAAACATCATTAGTACTGTCTGTGGATAACCAGCCAGGTGCAGTACATCGTTTGCTAGCCCCATTGGCAAAACATGGCGTTTCTATGAACCGCTTTGAGTCTCGTCCAGCGCGCAAAGGCACTTGGGAATATCACTTCTATATTGATATTGCTGGTCATGCTGATGATGCGAAGGTAGTTGCTGCTTTAAATGAGCTAAAGGAAGTGGCTGCGTTTTATAAGAATCTTGGCTCTTATCCTCATTCTGCGTAA
- the cmk gene encoding (d)CMP kinase yields the protein MSQFPVIAIDGPTASGKGTVASLVAQKLGFHYLDSGALYRLVALAGEKEGMDAKNGPELGYLVPKLLISFKNNQVFLNNEDVTEAIRTENIGLRASAVAVHPEVRTALVGLQRSFRQSPGLVADGRDMASVIFPDAILKVFLTATAAARAERRYKQLIAKGISAKLEDLLQDLQERDARDSSRGTAPLLVADGAKVLETSDLSIDQAVKTVLDWYQSAIV from the coding sequence ATGAGTCAATTTCCAGTTATTGCCATTGATGGACCTACCGCTTCCGGTAAGGGAACGGTTGCATCCCTAGTAGCTCAAAAGTTAGGCTTTCATTATTTAGACAGCGGCGCCTTGTATCGTTTGGTGGCCCTGGCTGGTGAGAAAGAAGGCATGGATGCTAAAAATGGTCCAGAGTTAGGTTATTTAGTTCCTAAGTTATTGATTTCATTCAAAAATAATCAAGTTTTCTTAAATAATGAAGATGTGACTGAGGCTATTCGCACAGAAAACATCGGCTTGAGGGCCTCTGCGGTAGCGGTTCATCCAGAGGTGCGTACCGCTTTGGTGGGCTTGCAGCGCAGTTTTCGGCAATCTCCGGGCTTGGTGGCCGATGGTCGAGATATGGCTAGTGTCATATTTCCAGATGCGATTTTGAAGGTTTTCCTGACTGCAACAGCTGCCGCAAGAGCCGAGCGTCGTTATAAGCAATTGATAGCTAAGGGAATTTCTGCTAAACTTGAGGACTTGCTGCAAGATTTGCAGGAGCGTGATGCTAGAGATAGTAGTAGAGGCACCGCCCCCTTGTTAGTCGCAGACGGTGCAAAAGTGCTCGAAACATCAGATTTATCGATAGATCAAGCGGTTAAGACAGTTTTAGATTGGTATCAATCTGCAATTGTTTAG
- the serC gene encoding 3-phosphoserine/phosphohydroxythreonine transaminase: MTFDHRIFNFAAGPATLPEEVLKQAADEMLNWRGLGTSVMEISHRSKEFMEVYEETLQDLRTLMRIPDTYEILLLQGGGLGQNAAIPMNLMPLAKNGPKADFLVTGIWSEKSYKEAQKYGTANLAASSAAEKFNTIPPRSSWKLSSDAAYVHYCANETIGGVEFPDVPDVGSIPLVADISSNMLSKEMDVNKCAVWFGGAQKNIGPSGVTIVIIRKDLIGHSMGITPTIWDWAIQANTQSMINTPPTFAIYMAGLGFKWLLKQGGVKAIEKRNQEKADLLYQFIDQSSLYENRVTKEYRSRMNVTFFLKDENLNAEFLAQSNAAGLVALRGHKAAGGMRASIYNAMPIEGVKALVEFMRDFERRA, from the coding sequence ATGACTTTCGATCACCGCATCTTCAATTTCGCTGCGGGGCCTGCTACCTTGCCTGAAGAGGTATTGAAGCAGGCTGCGGATGAGATGTTGAATTGGCGCGGGCTTGGTACAAGCGTGATGGAAATTAGTCATCGCAGCAAAGAGTTCATGGAAGTCTATGAAGAGACTTTGCAAGATCTCCGCACCTTAATGCGCATACCTGATACCTATGAGATCTTGCTTTTGCAAGGTGGTGGTCTTGGACAAAATGCAGCGATTCCAATGAACTTGATGCCCTTGGCAAAGAATGGTCCCAAGGCGGATTTTTTAGTGACTGGTATTTGGTCTGAAAAATCTTACAAAGAAGCACAAAAGTACGGTACTGCAAATTTAGCGGCATCATCCGCTGCAGAAAAATTTAATACGATCCCGCCAAGATCGAGTTGGAAATTATCCAGTGATGCTGCCTATGTGCATTACTGTGCCAATGAAACCATTGGTGGCGTTGAGTTTCCTGATGTACCGGATGTGGGAAGTATTCCTTTGGTTGCTGATATCTCAAGCAACATGCTCTCCAAAGAGATGGATGTAAATAAGTGCGCTGTTTGGTTTGGTGGCGCGCAAAAAAATATTGGCCCCTCTGGTGTCACGATTGTGATTATTCGCAAGGATCTAATCGGTCACAGTATGGGTATTACCCCAACCATTTGGGATTGGGCTATACAAGCCAATACACAATCAATGATCAATACGCCTCCTACATTTGCCATTTATATGGCAGGCCTTGGGTTTAAGTGGCTCTTAAAACAGGGTGGCGTAAAAGCAATTGAAAAACGTAATCAAGAAAAAGCAGATTTGCTCTATCAGTTCATTGATCAAAGCAGTTTGTATGAAAACCGCGTTACCAAAGAATATCGTTCACGCATGAATGTGACTTTCTTCTTGAAAGACGAAAATTTGAATGCGGAGTTTTTGGCGCAATCGAATGCTGCAGGTTTGGTGGCTTTGCGCGGCCACAAAGCAGCAGGTGGTATGCGCGCCAGTATTTACAACGCAATGCCGATTGAGGGTGTAAAAGCCCTAGTTGAATTTATGCGCGACTTTGAAAGGCGGGCTTAA
- a CDS encoding prephenate dehydrogenase/arogenate dehydrogenase family protein — MTIINPVSNYGTVTIVGVGLIGASLGLALKKAGVVTKVLGVGRSKENLDQAQKMGAIDGVVDLIEATKQSDVIVLCVPVAQMRAAFETIEPHLESRTMITDTGSTKGDIILAAKEVLGKKACQFVPAHPIAGGAQHGASAAKADLFQGKQTIICPLQENSPEDTALITGFWESVGSVVKKIGVVQHDAIYAAVSHLPHILSYALMASVVNSEDADQKLDHVGAGFKDFTRIAASSPEMWRDICLGNRTAILKELDQYLLIVNHMRKLIAENDGAGLEKLFNKASKARQDLDASE, encoded by the coding sequence ATGACCATCATTAATCCAGTAAGCAATTACGGCACCGTCACCATTGTGGGCGTTGGCTTGATTGGTGCCTCACTTGGCTTGGCTCTTAAGAAAGCAGGGGTGGTCACAAAGGTTTTGGGCGTTGGTCGTAGTAAAGAAAATTTAGATCAAGCACAAAAGATGGGTGCGATTGATGGCGTAGTGGATTTGATAGAAGCTACAAAGCAGTCAGATGTCATTGTGCTTTGTGTACCAGTAGCGCAGATGAGAGCCGCGTTTGAAACAATAGAGCCCCATCTAGAGTCGCGCACCATGATTACGGATACTGGCAGCACTAAAGGTGATATCATTTTGGCGGCTAAAGAAGTTTTAGGAAAGAAAGCTTGTCAGTTCGTGCCAGCACATCCGATTGCCGGTGGTGCGCAACATGGTGCTAGCGCAGCTAAGGCAGATTTGTTCCAAGGGAAACAAACCATCATTTGCCCCCTACAGGAAAACTCACCAGAAGATACTGCGTTGATTACTGGATTTTGGGAGTCAGTAGGATCTGTGGTGAAGAAAATTGGCGTTGTGCAGCACGATGCCATTTATGCAGCAGTCTCACACTTGCCACACATCTTGTCTTACGCCTTAATGGCTAGTGTGGTGAACTCTGAGGATGCAGATCAAAAGCTGGATCATGTTGGTGCTGGCTTTAAAGATTTCACGCGCATCGCCGCTTCTAGCCCAGAAATGTGGCGTGACATTTGCCTTGGTAACCGCACCGCCATTCTGAAAGAGCTTGATCAATATTTATTAATCGTCAATCACATGCGTAAATTGATTGCGGAAAATGATGGTGCGGGCTTAGAGAAATTATTCAATAAGGCAAGTAAGGCGCGCCAAGATTTGGATGCATCTGAATGA